A stretch of the Corythoichthys intestinalis isolate RoL2023-P3 chromosome 22, ASM3026506v1, whole genome shotgun sequence genome encodes the following:
- the rpz2 gene encoding rapunzel 2 produces MAKAAQVKKTAATVLTYVEKVSSFASSIDPIFGIVASLVGVARKGLVDEEGHELDKDFQAIQSKLESISEKNRQCLKQIRIDEVNETFGKYEEYIKHQYAAFNTMVVQVKKDPDNRQQYMENFERIYERDKMDTGLDVYYRGVMGTGSLFGRPLLRVYLENCDANPEIMERHCSHVAHLFHMGLIALMGYTAVTEDDEEEVREKWASRVLDIQQKMQEVLYACSDADPDPPSDDKIPGNKS; encoded by the coding sequence ATGGCAAAAGCGGCCCAAGTGAAGAAAACTGCTGCCACGGTGCTGACCTATGTGGAGAAGGTATCCTCTTTCGCCTCATCCATCGACCCAATCTTCGGCATTGTCGCCTCCCTGGTGGGTGTGGCTCGCAAAGGGCTCGTGGACGAGGAGGGCCACGAGCTGGACAAGGACTTCCAGGCCATCCAAAGCAAGCTAGAGAGCATCTCCGAGAAGAATCGGCAGTGCCTGAAACAGATCCGAATCGACGAGGTCAACGAGACCTTCGGCAAGTACGAAGAGTACATCAAGCACCAGTACGCCGCCTTCAACACCATGGTGGTGCAGGTGAAGAAGGACCCTGACAACAGGCAACAGTACATGGAGAACTTTGAGCGGATCTACGAGCGGGACAAAATGGACACCGGCCTGGATGTATACTACCGCGGCGTGATGGGTACAGGCTCGCTCTTTGGCAGGCCCTTGCTGAGGGTCTACCTGGAGAACTGTGACGCCAACCCAGAAATCATGGAACGCCACTGCTCGCATGTAGCTCACCTCTTCCACATGGGTCTCATCGCCCTCATGGGCTACACCGCCGTCACAGAGGACGACGAGGAGGAGGTGCGTGAGAAATGGGCCTCCAGGGTGCTTGACATTCAGCAGAAGATGCAGGAGGTGCTTTACGCATGCAGTGACGCGGATCCTGACCCGCCATCCGATGACAAAATACCTGGGAACAAATCCTGA